A genome region from Indicator indicator isolate 239-I01 chromosome 31, UM_Iind_1.1, whole genome shotgun sequence includes the following:
- the NPBWR1 gene encoding neuropeptides B/W receptor type 1, with amino-acid sequence MENSFLLETNSSCVNCTETGDEGLNISSSALSPSFYAAVPVIYSIICAVGLTGNTTVIYVILKAPKMKTVTNIFILNLAIADELFTLVLPINIADYLLLQWPFGEFMCKLIISIDQYNTFSSIYFLTVMSIDRYLVVVATTESRKMSYRTYRAAKIVSLCVWSFVTVIILPFTVFAKVHMEQGRSQCVFVFPHPESMWWKGSRIYTLILGFTIPVSTICILYTTMLFRLRRVHLDCNAKALDKAKRKVTLMVVVILAVCLFCWTPYHLSTVVALTTDIPQTPLVIGISYFITTLSYANSCFNPFLYAFLDDSFRRSVRKLMDCRATT; translated from the coding sequence ATGGAGAACTCCTTCCTTCTTGAGACCAATTCCTCCTGTGTAAACTGCACCGAGACGGGAGACGAGGGTCTGAATATATCCAGTTCTGCACTGAGCCCCAGCTTCTATGCTGCAGTGCCTGTCATCTACTCCATCATCTGTGCTGTGGGGCTGACAGGCAACACCACTGTCATCTATGTGATCCTCAAAGCCCCCAAGATGAAAACGGTCACCAACATCTTCATCCTCAACCTGGCGATCGCTGATGAGCTCTTTACCTTAGTGCTACCCATCAACATTGCTGACTACCTACTCCTGCAGTGGCCCTTTGGAGAGTTCATGTGCAAGCTCATCATCTCCATAGACCAGTACAACACCTTCTCCAGCATCTACTTCCTCACTGTCATGAGCATTGACCGCTACCTTGTTGTGGTAGCCACCACCGAGTCCAGGAAGATGTCCTACCGCACCTACCGAGCAGCCAAAATCGTGAGCCTCTGCGTCTGGTCCTTTGTCACAGTCATCATCCTGCCCTTCACTGTCTTTGCCAAGGTACACATGGAGCAGGGACGCTCCCAATGCGTCTTCGTGTTCCCCCACCCTGAGAGCATGTGGTGGAAAGGCAGTCGGATCTACACCCTGATCCTAGGCTTCACCATCCCCGTGTCCACCATCTGCATCCTCTACACCACTATGCTGTTCAGACTGAGACGTGTGCACCTCGACTGCAATGCAAAAGCCCTGGACAAGGCCAAAAGAAAGGTGACACTGATGGTGGTTGTCATCCTGGCTGTGTGCCTGTTCTGCTGGACACCCTACCACCTTAGCACAGTGGTGGCCCTCACCACAGACATCCCCCAAACACCACTCGTCATTGGTATTTCCTACTTCATTACTACCTTGAGTTATGCCAACAGCTGCTTCAACCCCTTCCTCTATGCCTTTCTGGACGACAGTTTCCGCAGGAGCGTTCGCAAACTGATGGATTGCAGAGCCACCACATAA